The nucleotide window ACGGAGCCCTTCCGCCTTTGAGCGCGGAAGGGCTTCCGCTTTGACGCGGACGCGGACCGATGCTAGATTCCGGAAATGAACCAGACCCTTGAAGAATCCCTGTTCCAGCGCAAGCAGATCGCGTTCCTGCTCTCTCCGGACAAGGGGTTTGCCGACATGCTGCGCACCCTGTGGTCGCCTGACGTCATCGAGTTCACGGTGTTCGAAAACGGCGGCAAGGCCATTGAGCACCTGTTCAACGAACCGCCGGATCTGCTGGTTGTGGACAACCGGCTGGCCGACATTTCCGGCAAGGAAGTGGCCAATCTGGTCAAGAGCGAAAACGTGTACCGCCAGTTGCCGGTGGTCATGTGCGTGGACCCGGTGGACGTGGAGACGCCGTGGAACTGGAACCAGATCGAGGTGGACGATTTCCTGGTCCGGCCCTTCAATCCGTCCGAGGTGCGCGACCGCATCAACCTGACCCTGTGCCGGGCCATGCGGGCGCTGGACGCCAACCCGCTGTCCAAGCTGCCGGGCAACACTTCCATCATCCAGCGCATCCAGCAGCATATCGACTCGGGCGACGATTTTGCCCTGGCCTACTGCGATCTCGATTATTTCAAGTCCTACAACGACAAGTACGGGTTCTCCCGGGGCGACGAGATTCTGATGATGGCCGCCCGGCTTATCGTCAACACCATCCGTTCCTATCAGGGGGTGCAGTCCTTTGTCGGCCACGTGGGCGGCGATGATTTCGTGTTCATCCTGCCCCCGAATCTGGTGGAGGACGCCTGCAAGCGGATCATCAAGGCCTTCGACGACATCGTGCCGCATTTCTACGACCCCGAAGACCGCCAGCGGGGCAACATCACCTCCGTGGACCGGGAGGGCAACACCAAGGTCTTCCCGCTCATGGCCATCTCTTTGGCCGTAGTGGTCAATACGGACAGGCGCATAAGCCATTACGGCGAGGTTTCATCCATCGCCATGGGGCTCAAGAAGAAGGCCAAGGAAGACCCCAAGAGCAGCTATGTCATCGACCAGCGCAAAGCGTGACCGGCCCGGCGAACTGGTCCAGGGTTTTCTCGCTTTTCTCAGCGTGGAAAAGGGATACTCCGCCGCGACCGTCCGCTCGTACGGGACCGACCTCGAACAGTTTCAGGAGTTTCTGAAGCCCCGGAAGCGGACTCTGGAAAAACCCGGGCGCATCGACCGTGACCTGGTGCGCGGTTTTCTGGCCGAACTCCATCGTCGTAGGCTCTCCAAGACCTCCATGGGCCGCAAGCTGTCCAGTCTGCGCGCCTATTTCAAGTATCTTCTGCGTCACAAGCAGATAGCCAAGGACCCCATGGCGGGCATTCGCAATCCCAAGCAGGAGAAGCGCCATCCCCAGGTGCTCAACGTGGATCAGGCCGTGTCCATGATGGAGGCCTCGGTCACGCCGGACCCGGAAGGGCTGCGCGACATCGCCCTGGCCGAGGTGCTGTACGGCTCGGGCCTGCGTATCAGCGAGGCCGTGGGCCTGGACCTGAACGACGTGGACTCCGACGTCATCCGAGTGGTGGGCAAGGGGAGCAAGGAGCGCATCGTGCCCCTGTCGGATGCTGCGGTGAAGCGCATTCGACGCTATATGGAGCAACGCCATGCGCTGCTCTCAGACTACTCCGAGCAGGCGCTGTTCGTCAGCGTCCGGGCGGGCAGGCGGCTCGACCGGCGGCAGGCCAACCGCATCGTGGCCAAGCTCGCCAAGCTGGCCGGGCTGCCCAAGGACGTGCATCCGCATATGCTCCGGCACAGCTTCGCAACCCATATGCTTGAGGCGGGCGCGGACCTGCGCAGCGTGCAGGAACTGTTAGGTCACGAAAACCTGACCACGACCCAGCGGTACACGCATCTGGACATGCAGCGCATCATGCAGGTATACGACCAGGCGCACCCTTTGGCGGGTGTGACCGAAGACGATAACAAAAAAGAATGATACGGAGCAGATAATGGAAAATCCCATGGTCCTTCTGGAGACCCCGGAAGGCGAAATCCTGATCGAACTTTTCCCGGACAAGGCCCCCAAGACCGTTGAGAACTTTCTCCGGTATGTCGACGACGAGTTCTATGACGGCACCTTGTTTCACCGCGTCATCAAGGGGTTCATGATCCAGACCGGCGGCCTGACCTTTTCCATGGAGGAGAAGGAAACCCTTGAGCCCATCGTCAACGAGGCGACCAACGGCCTGAAGAACGTGACCGGCACCGTGGCCATGGGCCGCCTGCCCGAACCGCACTCTGCGGCCAGCCAGTTCTACATCAACGTCGCCGACAACCCGGACCTCGACCACACGGGCGAGGACGACGAGAATTTCGGCTACTGCGTGTTCGGCGAGGTCGTCGACGGCATGGACGTTGCCGTGAAGATCAGCAAGGCCAGGACCCGGGAATGGCAGGGCTACGACGATGTGCCGGTCGATCCCATCTCCATCATTTCCGCCCGCCGGTTCGAATAGGCCCGGTTCACAGGACGCAAAAAAAGGCGGGGCCATTCGGTCCCGCCTTTTTCATTGGTTTTTTTATTTGTTCAGGGCGTCCCGGATGCGGCGTTCCGCCTCTTCCTTGGTCTCCTGAATCTTTTTGCCCATCTCCTCGCGGGTCTCCTGGAGCCTGATGCCGACTTCCTCGTACTTGCGCTCGGCTTCCTCGCGCAGGTCGGTCATCAGTTCCTTGACCGTGACGATCTTGTCGATCAGGTAGGCGTTGGCTCCGGCAAAGGCGAACCCGTGCTTGAGCCTGCCCTTGTAGGCGTTTACCAGGGCCTGGGCGATGCAGTAGGGGGAGTTTTCCTCGGCGCAGGAGTGCAGGCACTTGTGCACGCACTTCTTGGGATGCTTGAGGCCGGAGGAGACGGCGTCGAGGAAGGCGTTCTTGAGAGCGCGGCCGGGCAGGCCCACCGGGCTCTTGATGATGGTCACGTCCTCTTTCTGCGCGTTGACGTATGCCTGCTTGAAGGCCTCGTCCGCATCGCATTCCTCGGTGGCCACGAATCGGGTGCCCATCTGCACGCCGGCCGCGCCCATTTCCAGGAATTTGGCGATGTCGTCACCGGTATAGACGCCGCCAGCCGCGATGACCGGGATGTCCTTGTGGTGGGAGTCGCGATAGGGCTGTACCGCGTTGATGACGTCGGTCACGATGTTCTCCAGCTGGAATTCGGGCTTTTCCAGATCTTCGGCCTTGAAGCCGAGGTGGCCGCCCGCTCTGGGGCCTTCCACAACGAAGCCGTCGGGCAGGTATTCGAATTTCTTCATCCATTTCTTGCAAAGGATGTTGGCGGCGCGGCCCGAGGACACGATGGGCACCAGTTTGGTCTTTATGTCCTTCTTCAGTTCATCGGAGACTTCGCGCAGGTAGCCGGGCAGGTCCATGGGCAGCCCAGCGCCGGAGATGATCAGGTCCACGCCTTCGCGGATGGAGGTCTTGACCATGTCGCTGTAGTTGGTCAGGGCACACATGATGTTCACGCCGAGCAGACCGTCGGTCATCTTGCCGCGGGCCTTTCGGATTTCTTCGATCAGGCCGCGGTGGTCGGCCCCTTCGGGGTCCTTGGACCGTTTGGGATCGCGCATGCCGATCATGGAGGTGGCGATGACGCCGACCCCGCCTTCGTTGGCCACGGCACTCGCCAGACCGGAAAGGGATATGCCGACGCCCATGCCGCCCTGGATGATGGGAAGCCGGGCCGTCAGGTCGCCGAATGTGAGATTCGGAAGTTTCATTGGATTACCTCGTCTATATTAATATTAGCTGTCACTTGCGCTTTAATCGGTTCCAAGTCAAGGTAAACTGGTGTTTGAACCGACTGGTCATGCTCCTGTAACATGTTCCTTGACCACCAGTTCCGCGAAATACATGGAGCTTGTGAAAGCCGGGGAAATGGAGTTCAGGACATGGACCGTATTGCCGAAACGCTCGACCACGAAATCCATGACCAACTGGTTGTTTTTTATGTCCACCAGCTGAGGCCGGATGCCCGCCTTGGAGCTGGGAAGCACGTCGTGCGGAGCGATGTGTTTCACCAGCCTGGCCGCGTCGTTGAAAAAGTATTTGAAGAGGTACTTGCGCGGCTCTTCCAGGGCGATTGTCCGGAATTTTTCATTCTCCAGGAACATGTGCAGGTCGCGGAACAGGATGGACAGGAACTCGGAATCCAACCCTTTGAGGATGCCGTAGTTTTCGCGCCCGAAGGCCGGGATGGCCGTGGGCCCGACGTACACGTCGCCGTGCACGCTGCGGGTGAAGTGGACGCCGAGAAAGGGGTTCCTGATGTTGGGCACCGGGTAGATGGAGCCCCGAATCTTGTCGGCGGCGGGTTTTTTCAGCACCCTGTAAATGCCCTTGAACGGCAGCAACCGGTAGTTTTCGGCGATGCCGAAGGCCTGGGCCACCCTGTCGCTGTAGGCCCCGGCGGCGTTGATGAACTGTTGGTAGCTTATGTCGCCCTGACTGGTCGCTGCCGCGTTCTTTTTCGCGCCGATGAACCGGGTGTCGAAGAAGAACCGGACCTTGCCGGATTGTTCCAGCTCGGTGCGCATGGCGGCCAGGATGGCCCTGGGGTCCACCACGGCGGTAAACGGTGAGTGCAGGGCGCGACCGACGGTCCTGGCGTTGGGTTCGATTTCGGCAAGCTGCCGCTCGTCGATCATTTCCACCGTGCCGCCGTTGGCCGTGGCCCGTCGCTGCAATTCATCCAGTGTGGACAGCTCGTCTTCGGTACGGGCCACGATGACCTTGCCGGACCTGAACAGCGGCAGGCCGCGTTCCTCGCAGTAGGCCTGCATGCGGCGGTTGCCCTCCAGACACATCTTCGCTTTCAGGGTGCCGGGGTCATAATAGATTCCGGCATGGAGCACGCCGCTGTTCCGACCGGAGGCGTGTTTGCCCGGTTCCGGCTCCTTGTCGAAGATGATGATGTCGTCGAAACCCGCTTTGAGCAGTTCGCGGGCAATGGTCAGGCCGATTATGCCCGCACCGCAGATGACGGTATGCGCCGAATACATTCCCTATCCCTTGCAGAGCAGGGCCAGCCCGCTCTTGGCTTCTTTTTTCCTGAGCATGTCCGTGCCCAGGATTTCCATGATGATCACTTCGCCAACCAGCCAGACGTCCAGGCCGGGACGGATGCAGCCGGTGTGCGTGTCGCCGTCGCGGCCGAGGGCGGCGTGCATGTGCAGGACCGGCACGCCCGTCTCGTCGGGGAACAGGGTTCCCATGCCCAGGACTTCGTGCGCGCCGCTGACCGGATGGAGAATGGGGTCGATGACCGGGGCATCGCCGTCTTTGGGGCCGGCCACGATGTTGCCGCCGTCGATGCCGCCCAGCAGGGTGCACTGGGCAGTCATGATGCCGTGTTCCCGGGCGAATCGCTCGATGCAGTTGGGCACTCGCTCGCCGTCTTCCAGGCGCAGGGTGAAAACCCTGCCGATGCTTCCTTCCGAGTATTGCATGGTGTCAGTCCTTGTCGGTTATCTGCCGCAGGCGGTCTTGAAGTCGCACCATTGGCACCGTTTGCCGGTTCGGGCCTCGAACCGGGTGGCCCGGAGCATGTGTGTGACGATGGTCCGGATCACCAGGGGGATGATTTCGCCCGTGGCCTCGGCGCATTCCTCGTCCGTCCATTTCCTGCCGAACATCAATTGTTCCTTCCCGTTGTCGCCGAGGTTGACCAGCCCGGCGTTGTCCGGGACCTGCCCCTCGCTTCGGGCATGGAGATAGACATAGGCCGGGACCTGCACGGAGCGCACGCCGGAGGCTATGTCGGCCAAAAGCGTCGTATCCACGACGTCAGGGTCGAATGTTTCCATGCGGTCGCGCAGTTCCATGTCGTCCCAGAAATCCGAGCGGGGGAGCGGGGCGTTGCCGGTCTTGTAGTCCAGGATGACCAGCCTGCCGTCCCGCTGCTCCACCCGGTCCAATCGTCCCTTGATCGGGACGGTCACGCCCTCGGCCTCGATGGAGGCGCAGGCTTCCTTTTCCAGCCCCAGCAGGGTGGCGGTCTGCTGTCCGGCCAGGAACTCGGTCAGGCGGTACCGGCCTGCCTCCATCAGCCCCATCCGACCGTCCAGGGAGAGCCGTTTGTACAGGGGGCTTGCCTTGAAGATGTCGCTGAACAGGGCCGTGAGCGGTGTGGGGTCGAGTTTGCCCAGTTCGGTCTCCACATTGACGTACGGGGTCAGAAATTCGGTCAGCACCTCGTGGATGAGGGAGCCGAACTCGCTGCGGTCGGTGTCGTCCTCCACGGATTTTACCGGGCGCACGCCGGTCAAATAGTCGAAGAAGAACTGCTTGGGGCAGTTCATGTACCGGTCCAGGGAGGACGGCGACAATCCCTTGGAAGTGAGCTTGTTCAACAGCGTTTCGCCCAGTCCGGCGGTGATCGTGACGGCGGGCGGTTCCGGGGGGATGGGGCTGGCCGGGAAGGTCACGGTGTCGATGATTCCGTCTTCCGGCGTCATGGCGCGCCCCTGTTTTTGTTCCCGCTCCCAGAGGAGCTGCTCCACGAACCGGCTGCGCACGGCCTTCTGGTCGAGCTGGCCTGGCTGGACGCCGTCCTGGTAGTAGATGACCGCCTCGTCGGCACCCATGAGCAATCTGTAGAAATTGTAGCCGGAAACGTTGTCCCGCTCGCGCGAGTCGGGCAGGCCGAGCAGGTTGCGCAGCGGGTCGGGCAGGAGCGGATCATAGGGGTTGGTGCCCGGCAGCCGCTCCTCGATTGCGTCCAGGACGAACAGCCTGTTGAAATGGAGCAGGCGCGTCTCCAGCACGCCCAGCACCTGGAGTCCGGCAATGGGGTCGGGCTCGAACGAGACCCGTTCCATGGACAGCATGCGGCGAAGGAAGGCGTACTGTGTTGTACGGCTGAACGGTTCGTGGCTGGCCTCGGCTCCTTTGAGCTGCGGGATGACCGAGGTGGTCAGCCGGAACAAACATTCCGCGTCGATCAGGTAGTTGTGCCAGAGCCGTTCCCCGCTTGCGTGAAGGAGTTCGGCCAGCCCGGTCAGCGCGTCGGCCAGATCGGCCAGGGTGGCGGTGTTCTCGAAGTTGTCCAGGCTCCCGGCGAGCAGGTCCCGGAGGAGTGGTTCCACGATCGCACGGTCCACGCCTTCCAGCGATTCGTCGGTGTAGGGAGGTTCCCAGGCCGCAACGTCGATGAATTTTTCGCCTTGCCGGATTTCTCCTTCCCAGACCTGGAAGATGGTACGCAAAGGCGCGTCTTCCGGCCCGAGCAACCGCAGGTAGGGATGGCGGATGAGGTTGATCACGTCGCGCCAGTAGTACCGTCCGTCCCTGTGCCGGTTCTCCTGGAGCGAGAGCAGGGTCTCCACCAGCCGTGCCAGGGAGGTTCGGCCCAGGGGATATCCCATTGAAATGTTGGGGTCCTTTTCGGGCAGGTGATGCAGCACGGGGAGCAGCGCGCCCTCGTCCGGCAGGATGACGGCGGTACCGGCCAGGTTCCCGGCGTCCAGCATGTCCTCCTCCAGTCGGGCCAGCTGGGAATGGCGATCATAGCCTTCGCAGAACCGGACCTCCGGGGTTCGTTCATGGCCCTCGAGTTCGGGCGGAATGATCGCTTTGGTCCGCCAGCGCGTCAGCCATGCCGCGTGCTCCGCTGCGGACCAGTGGGGCACGGCGTCGTCGGCCAGGGCAGGGTCTCCGTGGATGAGCGGATGGAGTATTCCCTCCTGCCACAACGCCTTGAACAGCGCATCCTCGCTGCCGCTCAGGGCGTAGAACCCGGCTGCGAGCACGGTCTTGCCCTTCAGTCGGGTGATGACCTCGTCCATGTGGCCGGTCACGAAACGAGCGGCCAGTCCGGCGGTGGCCCAGCCCCTGTCCTCGAGTCTGGCGAGATATTCCCGCTGGATGTCCCCCAGATGGCCGAGCAGGGCTGCTGCGTAGGGTGAGACTTCACCTTCCATGTAGTCGAGGTCCTGCGGGGTCACGTCCTGGCGCAGCAGGTCGTCCATGAGCCCTGCCAACGGCATGCCCCAGGCAAGGAACTGCTCGATATCCAGCTCCGGAAGTTTGGAGAGCTGGCTTCCCGGGCGACCATGGATGTCCGAGACCACGCCGTGCAGCAGGGAGACCAGGTCGAGCTGGTTGGCCTGGACGGGCGGGACCGGGGCAAGGCGTTTGTGCAGGCCGCCGATGAAGTCCGCGATGGAGATCATTTCGGGCATGAAGACCGGCTTTTCAATGGCGGGATGATCCCGCAGCAGGGGCTTGAGGTGGCGGCGCGGCCGGTTGTGCGGGAAAAGCACGATGGTGTCGGAGAGCGACCCGCGCTCGGCCATCAGGTCGGCCAGTGCGGCCATGAAGTCCGTGGTCCAGGGGATGAGTGTCAGCGGCTGCATCTAGTTTGCCTCCACTTGGACGATCTCACGTTGGTCCAGGTAGACGAGATACCCTTTGGGGTCGACGTTCTCCATTGTCCGCATGATGGTCATGTATTCACGCACCTGGTCGTGATTCTTCGGGTCCTGGCGACCGGTCTTGAAGTCCACGATCACGGTCCCCCCGTCCCGGCAGAGCAGATCGAATCGTTTGAATTCGCCGTCCGAGTCCATGACTTCGGGCTCGCGGACGCCCCTGTCCAGCCAGGCGCGCAGGTCCGGTTGCGACAGCGCCCACAGGGTCATGGCCTCAAGGTCCGAACCCAGCCGGGCAAGGTCGTCTTGGGGCAGGGAGCCCAGAGCCGGAAAATCGGCCATGGCCAGACGGATGGCCCGTTGCGCGTCGTCCGCGTCCCTGCCTGTGACCAGCAGATGCTCCATGACCCGGTGGGCCACTTCGCCGCGCATCCGTTCGTTGAAGAAATATTCCTCCAGGTTGTGGCGATAGACGCGCAGCCTGGGCAGCCATTCCATGAGGCCCACGACCGGTTCGGCCTCCGGCAGGGGTTGCGGTACGGGCCGGGGCGTCGGCGCGGCGGGGTGAGTCTCGGCGGGAGTGCTCCCGCGTTCAAATATGCCGTTGTCGTCGAGGTCCAGGAAGCGGTTGATGGCAACCTGGGCAGGGGTGGACGCGGAGGGCTCCGCAAAGAAGCCGTACAACTCCTCGCGGGCGCGGGTCCAGGCCACATAGAGCAGGTTGAGCTGTTCGCGCATGACCCGTCCCATGCTTTCGAGGTAGGCCCGTCCCATGTCCTTGCGCAGGGGGGCGAGCAGGGTGTGATCCCGGTAGTCCATGAGGGTGTAGCTTTTGTCGTTGTCCGCCTTCCAGTGGTGGAACGGGACAATGACCACCGGGAATTCCAGCCCCTTGGACTTGTGGATGGTCATGATGCGCACTGCGTCGATGTTGTCCGGCAGGGGCACCTTTTCCTGGTCCGAATTTTCGGCCCAGTATTCCAGAAAATTGCTCAGCGACGTGTAGCCGTTCTCTTCGGCCAGGTGGACCACTTCGAGGAAGCGCCGGACGTACAGCTCCGATTCGGGGTGGCGCTCAAGCACGCGGAAGACCCGGATTGCCTCCCGCGTCAGGTCGTAGGGCGTCATCAGCCCGGACTGGTTGTAGAACGGTTCGATGTACCGCTGCCACTGGTCGGGGAAATCCTTGCGGAACCGGACGCCCAGCGGATTCCGTTTCGCCTGGGTGAGCCAGTCGAGCACGTCGGCGCTGTCCAACCCGGTTTCGGCCAGGAACACCTCCTCGCCCATGATGAAGGTCATGAACGCCAGGTCGTCGCGGGGATAGTCGAGGAAAGCCAGGAATCCGGCAAGCTGGCGGACAACGGGGTGGCGGTCCAGTTGCAGCGAGTTTTCCGTGATGACGGGGATGTTCTTGCGCACCAGCAGGTCGCAGACCAACTCGGCGTGGCTGTGGGACCGGACCAGGATGCCCATGTCGCGGTAGCGGCGCCGGGCAACGAGGTCGTCCATGAGCCCGTCCAGCCGTTCCAGGGCCTGATCTTCGACGTCGCTGTTCCGACCACCGGGGATTCGTTCCATGCGCACGTAGCCGTCGGTGTCGGCGTGCTTGTCGGGTACGCCTTGGGCGCAGTCGGCGAAGCCGGTCGCCAGGGCGCGTGCGAACTCGCACCGGAAGTCGTCGGGCGCGGAACGGAACAAATCGTCAGCCAGTTCCCTGGCCAGCTCCTCGTCCTCGAGGTGGCTGAAAAAGTCGTTGTTGAATTCGACCACGTTGCGGAAGCTGCGCCAGTTGTCGGGCAGGCTGCCCGCGTCCACGGTCTCGGCCAGGGGCGCGAGTTCGGGTTGGGCGGCGATGCCTTCGAAGAGGGTGGAGTCGCCGCCGCGCCAGCCGTAGATGGCCTGCTTGACGTCGCCCACGCAGTACAGGGAGCCTCCCTTGGCCAGGCATTCCGAGGCCAGGGGCGTGACCGCGTTCCACTGGTCACGGCTGGTGTCCTGGAATTCATCCACCAGCAGGTGGTGCAATCGGCAGCCCAAGCGGCAGTAAGCCTCGGACACTACCGCGTCGGAGTCGAGCAGGTGGGCGATGCGCCGGGCCACGCCCGCGTTGAGCACGGTTCCCTGCTGGCGTTGCAGCACCTCCATGCCGTTGTCCAACCGTACGGCGATCTCGATGGCCGGAGCCAGGTAAAAGGCCCCGGTGAGCAGGGGATGGGCGGACCGGTAGCGAGTCCAGGCCATCTGCAACCGGGCGTAGTGGGCCTCGGCCACGTTGTCCACGCTGTCCTTGCCCTTGGCGTTGACGCAGTCGCGGAAGGATTCCTTCTGGATCATGGCGGAGTCGGGCACGGGGTCAAAGGCCTCGGCCGCCGTGCATTTGTCCAGAAAATTCAGGAAATGCTTGCCCACGGGCAATCCTGCGTCCTCCAGGAAAGCGCTCATGTTGTCCACCGCCGTCTTGAATTCGGCGAATTCGGCGATGAGCAGGTCCTTGATGCGGTCCTTGTCCACCAGCAGGGAGTCCGGCGCGGTGTCGAGGAACTGCACCAACTCGGCCAGCCGCTTGCGCACGGTGTCCTGTACCCAGAATCCGCTCCGCCCCTCGGATCGGATCAGGGTGTCCAGGGCGTCGGCCAGGAGGTCGTTTTCCACTTCGCTGGTTTCGCACAGGGCGACGAAGTGGTCGAACACGGTTTCGAACAGCTCGTCCTGGTTGAAGATGATCTCGAAGTCCGGGCGCACGCCGAATTCCAGGGCGAAGAGGCGCAGGAGCAGGGCGAGCAGGGAGTCGATGGTGCGGATGTTGAGCCGGTGGTAGCGGCGCAGGATTGCGCCGAGGGTCCGCCCGGCGGTTTCGGGCGAGCAGACGTCTGCATGGCCGCCGGATTCCAGGGCGATTTCCTTGAGCCCGGAGACCACCCGCTCCTTCATCTCGGCGGCGGCCTTGTTGGTGAAGGTCACGGCCATGATTTCCGGCCAGGCGAATCCCTTGCCGGTCCGGTTGGCGCAGACGAACGGGACGGCGTCGGGGTCGGAACCTTCGAGCAGCGCCAGGAAACGGCGTGTGAGCTGGTATGTCTTGCCCGCACCGGCGGACGCTTTGACCTGCCTGAGTTCCGACATGGGTTACGCCTTTTCCGCCACCGGTTGCGGGGCTTTTCTGCCGGTCATGATGACCAGGAAAACGGCCCCGATGATCAGGGTGCTGCCCAGGTATCCGGGCAGGGAGAACTTCTCGCCGAAGAGCAGGAAGGCGAGCACTGCGGCCACCACGGGCTCGAAAGTGGCGATGATCGAGGCATGGGTCGCCTCCATCCGCTTGAGTCCCGCGTAATACATGGAAAAGGCGCCATATGACGTGACCAGGGCCAACCCGGCCAGGAGCATCCACGCCTGGACGGACTTGGGCGTGAAGTCGACGAACGGCAGGAGGAGCAGCGCGCCGAAGGGCAGGGCGTACACAAAGATGGTCGGGGTCGGGTAGCGGTAGAGGAACTTCTTTCCAAGTATGTAATACAGGGCGTAAGTGAAGCCGGACACCAGCCCGGCCGCGAGCCCGAAAAGGTTCAGGTCAAAAGCGGCGTCACTGATGAGCTTGGGCCCGAGGCTGATAGCGGCCACGCCCGCGATGGTCATGGCCACACAGGCCGCCTTGATCGGGGTCATGCGCTCCTTGAGCACGATGCAGGACAGCAGCGCGACCCAGGCGGGGGCCGTGTAAAGCAGGACCGCCGCCAGGGCCATGCCCACGTCGCGGATGGCCAGTTGATAGGCCCCGTAGAACATGGTCACGCAGACGAAGCCGAAGCCGAACAGGGCGGGCAGATCCTTGCGGTGCGCTCTGGCCTGTCCGGCAACGAGGGCGTGGGCCAGGAAGAACAGCCAGCCGATGATGGCCCGCCAGAAGGCGATCTCCAGGGCGGATACCTCCTCGGCCAGGATATACTTGGTGAAGACGCCGATCATTCCCCACATGAAAGCTGCGGCCAGGACATAGAGCAGACCTGTCATCTACAGTTCCACTTTGGTGCCGAGACCGGCTTTGGCGGCCCGGTCAAAGACCAGGGCGGCGGTCATGATGTCGTGGGAGGCGATGCCCATGAGTACGGCTCCGCGTCGGCCCGAGCGCTGGCCCGGCTTCGTGCCGGAGCATATTTCGCTCATGTCGGCGTCGATGTCCGCAGGCCCCGGGTAGCCGTTCCGGAAATAGGTGCCCTGCTCGCGGGTCCAGACGTACTGGTTCCGGTTGTCGCAGGTGAAGTTCGCGCCGGCAAAGACGTCTTCGTGGATGGCGGAGTCGTAATCGACAGAAATAACGAGACAATCGTCCTTGACCCAGTCGCGGGGAATGAACCGTTCAGGCGTTTCCACGATGGGCGTGCAGGTGATGAGCACGTCGCTGCCGGTCACGGCGGATTGCATGTCGGCGCACTTGGTGAAGGCGGCGCCCGGAAGCTGGGGTTGCATGTCGGCGATGAACCGGTCCGTGGAAGCCTCGTACAGGTCGTAACAGCGGATATCGGCGAGTTTGGGGAAGACTTCCTTCATGGCTAGCAGGTTGACCCGGGCCTGGACCCCGGTGCCGATCATGGCCACGGAGGTGGTGTCCGGGTCGCCGAAGTGGCGGGCGTACACGCCGGAGGCCGCGCCCGTGCGCCAGGCCGTGACCCAGGCCGCGTCCATGACGGCCTGCGGCAGGCCCGTTTCCGGATCGTTGAGCAGCATGATGCCGGTGATGTAGGGATGCCCCTTGGCCGGATTGGGCGGGTAGCCGGACACGCACTTGACCCCTGCCCGGTCGATGTCGCCGCCGAGGTAGCAGGGCATTGCATGAATGAAGCAGTCTTCGCGC belongs to Pseudodesulfovibrio portus and includes:
- a CDS encoding PD-(D/E)XK nuclease family protein, with protein sequence MQPLTLIPWTTDFMAALADLMAERGSLSDTIVLFPHNRPRRHLKPLLRDHPAIEKPVFMPEMISIADFIGGLHKRLAPVPPVQANQLDLVSLLHGVVSDIHGRPGSQLSKLPELDIEQFLAWGMPLAGLMDDLLRQDVTPQDLDYMEGEVSPYAAALLGHLGDIQREYLARLEDRGWATAGLAARFVTGHMDEVITRLKGKTVLAAGFYALSGSEDALFKALWQEGILHPLIHGDPALADDAVPHWSAAEHAAWLTRWRTKAIIPPELEGHERTPEVRFCEGYDRHSQLARLEEDMLDAGNLAGTAVILPDEGALLPVLHHLPEKDPNISMGYPLGRTSLARLVETLLSLQENRHRDGRYYWRDVINLIRHPYLRLLGPEDAPLRTIFQVWEGEIRQGEKFIDVAAWEPPYTDESLEGVDRAIVEPLLRDLLAGSLDNFENTATLADLADALTGLAELLHASGERLWHNYLIDAECLFRLTTSVIPQLKGAEASHEPFSRTTQYAFLRRMLSMERVSFEPDPIAGLQVLGVLETRLLHFNRLFVLDAIEERLPGTNPYDPLLPDPLRNLLGLPDSRERDNVSGYNFYRLLMGADEAVIYYQDGVQPGQLDQKAVRSRFVEQLLWEREQKQGRAMTPEDGIIDTVTFPASPIPPEPPAVTITAGLGETLLNKLTSKGLSPSSLDRYMNCPKQFFFDYLTGVRPVKSVEDDTDRSEFGSLIHEVLTEFLTPYVNVETELGKLDPTPLTALFSDIFKASPLYKRLSLDGRMGLMEAGRYRLTEFLAGQQTATLLGLEKEACASIEAEGVTVPIKGRLDRVEQRDGRLVILDYKTGNAPLPRSDFWDDMELRDRMETFDPDVVDTTLLADIASGVRSVQVPAYVYLHARSEGQVPDNAGLVNLGDNGKEQLMFGRKWTDEECAEATGEIIPLVIRTIVTHMLRATRFEARTGKRCQWCDFKTACGR
- a CDS encoding UvrD-helicase domain-containing protein, which produces MSELRQVKASAGAGKTYQLTRRFLALLEGSDPDAVPFVCANRTGKGFAWPEIMAVTFTNKAAAEMKERVVSGLKEIALESGGHADVCSPETAGRTLGAILRRYHRLNIRTIDSLLALLLRLFALEFGVRPDFEIIFNQDELFETVFDHFVALCETSEVENDLLADALDTLIRSEGRSGFWVQDTVRKRLAELVQFLDTAPDSLLVDKDRIKDLLIAEFAEFKTAVDNMSAFLEDAGLPVGKHFLNFLDKCTAAEAFDPVPDSAMIQKESFRDCVNAKGKDSVDNVAEAHYARLQMAWTRYRSAHPLLTGAFYLAPAIEIAVRLDNGMEVLQRQQGTVLNAGVARRIAHLLDSDAVVSEAYCRLGCRLHHLLVDEFQDTSRDQWNAVTPLASECLAKGGSLYCVGDVKQAIYGWRGGDSTLFEGIAAQPELAPLAETVDAGSLPDNWRSFRNVVEFNNDFFSHLEDEELARELADDLFRSAPDDFRCEFARALATGFADCAQGVPDKHADTDGYVRMERIPGGRNSDVEDQALERLDGLMDDLVARRRYRDMGILVRSHSHAELVCDLLVRKNIPVITENSLQLDRHPVVRQLAGFLAFLDYPRDDLAFMTFIMGEEVFLAETGLDSADVLDWLTQAKRNPLGVRFRKDFPDQWQRYIEPFYNQSGLMTPYDLTREAIRVFRVLERHPESELYVRRFLEVVHLAEENGYTSLSNFLEYWAENSDQEKVPLPDNIDAVRIMTIHKSKGLEFPVVIVPFHHWKADNDKSYTLMDYRDHTLLAPLRKDMGRAYLESMGRVMREQLNLLYVAWTRAREELYGFFAEPSASTPAQVAINRFLDLDDNGIFERGSTPAETHPAAPTPRPVPQPLPEAEPVVGLMEWLPRLRVYRHNLEEYFFNERMRGEVAHRVMEHLLVTGRDADDAQRAIRLAMADFPALGSLPQDDLARLGSDLEAMTLWALSQPDLRAWLDRGVREPEVMDSDGEFKRFDLLCRDGGTVIVDFKTGRQDPKNHDQVREYMTIMRTMENVDPKGYLVYLDQREIVQVEAN
- a CDS encoding DMT family transporter, which codes for MTGLLYVLAAAFMWGMIGVFTKYILAEEVSALEIAFWRAIIGWLFFLAHALVAGQARAHRKDLPALFGFGFVCVTMFYGAYQLAIRDVGMALAAVLLYTAPAWVALLSCIVLKERMTPIKAACVAMTIAGVAAISLGPKLISDAAFDLNLFGLAAGLVSGFTYALYYILGKKFLYRYPTPTIFVYALPFGALLLLPFVDFTPKSVQAWMLLAGLALVTSYGAFSMYYAGLKRMEATHASIIATFEPVVAAVLAFLLFGEKFSLPGYLGSTLIIGAVFLVIMTGRKAPQPVAEKA
- a CDS encoding ornithine cyclodeaminase family protein; translated protein: MAAEVLWISAKEIDQLGITMTEIMDGVEAGFAAIGRDEGEMPAKIGIHPREDCFIHAMPCYLGGDIDRAGVKCVSGYPPNPAKGHPYITGIMLLNDPETGLPQAVMDAAWVTAWRTGAASGVYARHFGDPDTTSVAMIGTGVQARVNLLAMKEVFPKLADIRCYDLYEASTDRFIADMQPQLPGAAFTKCADMQSAVTGSDVLITCTPIVETPERFIPRDWVKDDCLVISVDYDSAIHEDVFAGANFTCDNRNQYVWTREQGTYFRNGYPGPADIDADMSEICSGTKPGQRSGRRGAVLMGIASHDIMTAALVFDRAAKAGLGTKVEL